Below is a genomic region from Flammeovirgaceae bacterium SG7u.111.
ATAGTATCGTAGATGGTTGATCCATCATCTTGTTCGGTGTTTCTGAGGATATCGGCAAACTTTGCAAGACCCGTGGTAATCCAGTTTCGCTGGTTTTCCTCTGCATTAATCTTTTTTATATGGTCTCGCATTCTCACGAGAGACTCACTGAGTTCACCTGTAGCATCCTCATTAAAAGTTGCTTCTAGGTTTCCCTCTTCTATTTGTCTTACAAACCTAGTTGCCTCCGAGATTTCTCTTTGTAGGTGCTCAAAAGATTCTTTGAGATCAGTATTTTGCTTTTTCTTAAAAATGCCTTTGCCTAGCATGGATTGTCTTTTTGTTTTGGACGACTGTCTTCTATCCTTATTAAAAATATTGGAATAATTCATTTTTGTATATGAATTACTATGGGATAACGGTTTATTCACTGAATTGATATGCCAGATTTTTGCTTTTTTTATCTAACGTTTAGCTGCATTTCATTGCTCAGATAAGGTATGCCAGAGATAGTATATGTCTAACTTAAAACGAGAGGTTGCCAAGTGATTGATTCAATACTGTAAGGAAGTTGTGTAAGTTTTTTAGGTTTAAATGATTTTTTCATCCCAGTATAAATTGGTTTATTAACATTTGTTGGGGAAATGTCCTGTTTTTAAGAGGTTTTCACTACGGATGTAAGTTGTTGGGGCTTGTAAGTTTATAGCTGTAATGTTACCTTTGTGTTGTCAGGATATAATATGCATGTCCGGATAGAAGATAAAATTGAGATACTCATTAATAACACGAAGCTCTTAAGAACCTTTGGTTCCTAAGAGCTTTTTCGTTTTATACATCGAAGCGTCCTGCATTGCTTGTGGGGGTGGGTTCTTACAAGCAATGCAGGACGCAAAATAAAATACCTGCTAGAGGTATAAGAAGGCTCTTTTTACCCTCCTACAGTTTCCTTTAGTTTACCTACCAAATGAACCCAGAGGTCTTCAAGCTCTTCTTCATCGTCCATATCCGAATAATCAATGACTTTTAAAAAAGAGGATTGGGTCATTTCGTTGAAGTTGATCTTGAACTCTAAGTAAGACGGATCATCGTCATCTTCTTCTCCATCTTGGATGAAAATATATTTAATATGGCTGTTTGTTCTTTTCGTAGCTATTTTAGCCTTTCGTTGGTCATCTTCCCACACAAATTCATATACCTTATCATTGGAGATATTCACTTGGTCTGCGAGCCACTCTTGCATTTCACCAGGGTTAGACAAATAAGGGAAAAGCATTTTGACTCCTGCCCTCAGCTCGAATTCGGTAACATATTTATACTTAGCCATTTCGTTTTTGTTTAGTCAAGCCTGTTGTTTGTGCCCAATTTGTTTAAGTAATTATATTATTGGACGACTAGGGCTTTTTTTGTGTATCCGATTAACTGATACAGGTGCTGATTAAAGAACTTTTTGTTCTTCCCTGTCTCGCAATTTAAAAATTTGAAACAAAACTCCAAGCAGTTAAGGTAGATATAAACTGAAAAGCTTACATGGGGGAGAGAGATTGCCCAAGTTGGAGGATGGTGGTACGGAAATTGACAAAGAAGGGTGGAAGTGATTGGTAATTGCCCATGGGCAGAGCCAGTTATTTAAAAACTGAGGTCAAATCTAGTTGGTTAACTCAGTTTTGTACCAATATGAAGCCGCCCCGTTCCGTCTAGGTTCGGGGTGTTTTCATTTAAGAAAACCAGCTTCGTATCAGTATAAAATAAATTGGTCTTTTGTACTGGATTATAATTACTTAATAAACTTGATATCCATTATTTCAGCAAGCTTTTTTGGGATATCGGTATTGTCATAAAATCCATCAAAGCTTGATTGTTGCACACCCAAAGCGCGGACGGGAACCGGTATTCCGGTATGTGCATGGCTTATCCAACCAATTCCTGCTTTCGTATTGAAGATTTTCAACCATGCATTTGCTGCTGCATTAGAATCTGCATAGGTCAAGCTTTCTGTTCCTTCATTGTTTATAAGATGCTTATGGGCAATTTGTAAGCTTTGTAGCTCTTCAGAATCCAACTCGCTTTTGTCTATTCCAAAAAAGTCTTTTCCTATCTCAAGCACTTTTTCAAATGAAAGCTCTTTTAAAGAATTCTCTTTTATAAAATCGATAAACAAATTGTTCAATTCATTAATAGAGCCTTTTTGCTTCTTCAAAAGGGCAAAGTTTGACTCATATTTCATTTTACTATTTCCCATTGCAAGACCGCCAGTTTCATGGTCGGCAGTTATAATGATGATGGTTTCATCAGGGTGTTCGTTGTAAAAATCGACCGCTTCTTTAATAGCTTTATCAAAATCGATAACTTCTTGAACAACCGAAGCGGCATCATTTGCATGTGCAGCCCAGTCAATTTTACCACCTTCTACCATCAAGAAAAATCCATTTGGGTTATCAAGAAGGTTTATAGCTTTCTTCGTGAAATCAGCCAAAGTAAGCATACCTGCCTTTTGATCAATTGAATAAGGTATTTCCGCCTGTCCGAGTATATCAGGGGATACCATCATGATTTTGTCTTCAGTACTTTTTAGGTTGGCAAAGCCCGGCTTTGTGCTGATATATTTGTATCCAGCTTTTTCAGTGATTTCGTATGCACTTGGCATTGAACCTGGCTCTTTTCCAGTAGGGTGGTTGAACCCCCCTCCGCCAAATACATCAAAACCACTTTTAGGTAGTTGGACTCCAATTTTGTAGTAGTCACCTCGAGAAGGTTGGTGAGCATAAAAAGAGGCTGGCGTAGCGTGGTTTATACTTACAGAAGACAGGATTCCCACCTTTAGTCCTGCTTGTTTTGCAGAATAAGCTATTGAATGTACGGCAGTTTTGTGGTCCTCTTTCATGCCAATAGTACCGTTGGAAGTCTTGCTCCCAGTTGCCAAGGCAGTGCCCGATGCCGCAGAATCGGTTATGAATTTCTTTTTCGAGTAAGTCGATTGAAATCCTAGAGTTGGAAATTTGCTCATAGTCAAGAGCTTTGTTCCGACTTCTCCTTTGGCTGCCGCCAGGTATGCTTCTGTGAGGCTTACATGAGCTTCACCCATGCCGTCGCCAATAAAAAAGAAGACATATTTAGCTTTTTTAGGCTCGTCACTTGGGTTGGTAAATCCTGTAGTTCCTAGGAAAAAGGCAACTAGGAGTAAATAGTGAGAAATGGTTTTCATGTTTGAATTAGGTTCAGTTTTGTGATATAATTAACTTGTTTAACTTAGGATTTAAGTCCTTTATTTGCACGTAATTGGGTAGCCTTAAGCGGCTATGCTCCAAAGTAACCCCACAAGTTTAAATAGCCCAAGGTTTAGGCGTGTTTTTTTAGTAGGCGGCGGATAAATTAATCTGCCTTTAATTTTACCAGAAGAATAAGCGGTATTTAGAGTGAAAGGGGAAGGCTAGTTATTTGGAAGCTGCTTATGCACTATTTCCCGACTCTTATGTGGTTTTGCTCCACGGCATCGTAAGCTTTTGCAAAGGAATGTCCTTCGTTTAGTTTTTCTATCATTTGCGAAAGCCCTTCTTTTCCTACTATTTTCCACCACCTGTCCACTTCTAGGGAAGCGGTTACATACGAAAGAAAAGGGCTTATTTCTGTGTACTTCTGAAACTCGCTCATTTCTTTTAGTTCATTGAGCGAAGGGGCTTTTTTACCATAGTCTGTAAGCAGGATCCATGTTTTTTTGGTGTCCTTGTACCGGTGGTCTAGCAAAAGAGCCAAACCTTCATCGAACCATGCGGGTATTTCTTGCTCCCTCTTGAGCCAGCCAAGCCTTGCTAACAACTCGGCATGTACCAGTTCATGGCAGATCACATCCACATTTAGCCCTTCCGCCCCAAGCACAATATACGAACCAAAAGGAGTGATATGGTTCATGCCAGGGCTGCTTGATTGCATGCCATAAGTCTGCATAACTGTAGGGGAATTTCCTGCTATTATCACAGGCTGTGCATAGGTAGGGTCGAAGAAAGTATGTAACCGTTCTTCGGCTTCTGCAACAGCAAAAAGAAAGTTGGAGACCTGTTCGTCTACCATCTCTTCTTCTACATAAATATTGGGCGCTACCTCTTCCAAACTAGATATCGGCACCAACATACACCTCAGTTGACTTGAAAATAAATAGGCGTATGCTAGGGCAAATGTCCCTGAAGCAATGAATGCATAAAAGAGGTAGTTGGCTGTTTTCTTTTTCACGGTAAATAGTATAGTACAAGTTAATGGTGGAAGGCTCGTTACTGATTGTACTATGCCTTTTATTAGTTGTACTTATTAATGATAAATCAAGTTACATCAAATAAGTGCGGGTAAAATTTGTTAATAAATGTAAATAAATGTTATCTTTTACCCCCTTTAGGTAGAGGGTAGAAGCGAAAATGAACGTTATTCAAAAATAAGAACACCAAAAGTTAACGAACTGTTCAGCTTGGTAAGTTCAAGATATAAATTTGTTGAATGTCCAAAAAACAGAAGTATTTTTTATAATGAGCTAATAAACAAAACGTTAACAAATAGGAGTTTAGAGCGTTGTAACGCATAGCATTAAAAGTGATTGCTGCAATTACAATCATAAAGAATTATTTATCCATTCATATAAAGTCATGAGTAAAAAAGCAAAAGTACTACTAGTAGAGGATGATAGGGTTATAGCCAAGTTGGTGAAAAAGTACCTAGACATTAGAGGTTATGATGTTGTCTATTGTGACAATGGAAAAACCGGACTATCGACATTCAATAATTACAGTTTCGATATTTGTGTGTTAGATGTAATGATGCCATACAAAGATGGTTTTACATTGGCGCAAGAAATCAGAAAAGTCGATGAGTTTGTGCCTATTTTATTCATCACATCCAAAACCCTTGCAAAAGACAAAATCAAAGCCTTCAAGCTTGGAGCAGACGACTACCTTACTAAGCCGTTTGACATGGAAGAGCTTTTGCTTAGGATAGAGGTGATTTTGAAAAGGCAACAAAGCCAGCCTAAAAAGCCGCACAGCGACCAAGAAGACCAAAAAGAATTCAAAATTGGAAAATATACGCTGGATTTTTCTTACCAAAAACTGATTTTAGGAGAGGACGATCCAGAGCCAAGAAAACTTACCACACGTGAAGCCGAATTGCTCAGGTTCTTGTACCTCCACCGCAATGACCTGATAAGGAGAGAGTATATCTTGCAGGAAATTTGGGGGGATGATGATTACTACAAAGGCAGAAGTTTGGACGTGTTTATGTCCCGCCTAAGGAAGTACTTGAAGGAGGATCCGGACATCCAAATCATCAATGTACATGCTATTGGGTTCAAGTTTATAATTTGATAAAGCCCTGTGTTAGTAGCGTCTTTCGAAACCAGTAAGGGGACAATCGAGTTCGAGTTGTTTGAAAATGATGCGCCGAATACGGTCGCTTACTTTTCCAACTTGGTAAACAAAGGGTTTTACAACGGGATGATTTTCCACAAATACATCCCCGAAACCCTAATTCAGACGGGCTGCCCCAATGGCGATGGAACCGGTCATGCAGGCTACCTCATAAAATGCGAACTGACAGGAAACAGGCAAGAGCATGATATTGGGGTACTCTCTATGGCGCATGCAGGTAGAGATACCAACGGGTCGCAGTTTTTTATCTGCCTCGGAAGAGATCAAGTGAAGCACCTAGATGGAAACCATACTTGCTTTGGCAAAATCCGCCCTAAAGGAATTGATGTGCTCTATAAGCTCAGGAGGTTCGATGAAATAGAATCCATCAGAGTGTATGAGCTAAGCGATTCTTACGATGATATTCCAGAGCTGTAAAAAGTTCTTAGTCATAGTAAAAAGGGAGGTTTGAGTTTTAAAAAAACTTAAATCTCCCTTTTGTTTTTTTACCCCTTCACCAGTTCGTTTTCCAGCACCTCGGCTATTTTGGGCAAAGAATCGTAAAGCTCTTTGTACGAACTGATCACCCAATATTTTTCCTGAAACTTGTCCTTTATATAAGGAGTAGCCAAAATTTCAGTCACGTTGTAAGGCAGGTGCGTAGCCTTGTTGCTCAGGCAGTAGACCGACTCCCCGCTGGAAGAAAGGATGCCCGCACCATAAATCTTAGTTTTCCCTTCTTCCCGAATCAGCCCAAACTCCACAGTATACCAATAAAGCCTCGAAACCAGCTCGATTGCCCATTCGTTCTCAATGTGCCGAAGGGCAATTTCGCTCAAGCCGCTCAGGAAGTCACAAAAATGCTGGTTGGTGAGCAGCGGCACGTGCCCAAATACATCGTGGAACATGTCGGGTTCTTCGAGGTAACCGAGCTGGGAAAGTTTCCTAAACCATGTGGAGGCGGGGAAGCGTTGGTTTTTCAGCAGCTCAAAAAACTCCTTGTTGGGGATCAGCCCTTTCACCACTTCTAAGTTCCATCCTGTTTTTGCTTCCAGCACTTCGTTCACTTCGCTGAACTTGGGGATAGCCTCTCGGGTAAACCCAATGGCGGAAATCCCCTCCAAATAAGCTGGGGAAGCCACTTGGGGCAATTGTTCCATTTGTCGGTCCACTAGTTTTTTCCACACCTCAAAGTCCTCCGAGGTGTATTTTTCATATTCTTGCAGCATGTGTTGTTGGTTTATGGTTGTATTACAAGAACACCATGAAGAGGGTTTGGGTTTTGGGGGATATGATTATGGGATGAGAAGATTTGCTAATGAAATATACCGTCGTGGTCGTTTTGACCGCCCACGACGTTTTGGAGATGCCATAATTAGTTGATTAATGAGAGGGTGAAAGGATGAGGCAATGAGAAGATTTGCTGATGGGATGATGGGATGATTAGAAATAGATGGGAAGTTTGTAGCTTGGTCTTCCAGACCGAATGGCTTCTTAATTCTGTCACCCCGAATCTTGATGCGGGGTCTGTTGGCTATTTGGGAAGGGGTTTGAAGTTAAATCAGCTCATCTAAAAGTTCTTTAGCAGACCTTGCTTCTGATTTTTCGGCTTTCATTAGTTTAGGGGTTCACATACTCTTAATAAGCCCACCTCTTTACATACCCAACCAAAAACCAATTTCCATTTCTCTTTTCGTAAAGGATTATCTCCCCTCCATTGTTGCCATTTCTAATGGTTATTAGAGAAAAATTACCGTTTTCAGAAAAAACGGGTCTTGATACAGCGATTGGAAAGCTTCTCCAAGAGGAAGTTCTATTATTGTATTTTCTTATTTCCTTTTTCAGTGCTTTTTGTTCTTCTTCATTTAGGTTAGGAAAGAGGGAAAGAGCTTTTTTGACTTTAATGAATTCCCCTTCTTCTTTTACGACGATTTTTTTGGTAAACTCTGTTTGGTTCCATTTACTGGTATCGAGTTTAAGGTTTGATTTTTTTATTAAATTAATAAGCAATGTTGTATCCTTAAAATTCAAGGATTTCATGTGTCGTGGTACATAAAAAGTATTAAAAGTGTCAATATTTAATTCTCGATAAAATGGAGTTGATTCAACAATTGATGACTTATCTTCTAGAGCTATTTCAAGTAGGTTTTGAGAAAAAGCATTTAGAGGAGTAAATAAGAGTATGAAAAATAATGCTTTGTTTATCATCGATAGAAATTTATTTGATTCTGTAAGTCAGAGTAGTCTATGAAAAAGAATTTAATTGATGAGATAAAATCAATTTCAATTACAGCAAGAGTCGCCTTTGGATTGATTTGTTTAGAGAAGTGTATCAAAAATGAAAAATTATTTTTGAACAATACATTTTTATGGTTATTAAACGAAATGTGGTCTTACACAAATACCAGTGACGCAGCGTCTTGGCAAGAAGAGATGGATGAAGCCTGTCCAGAGGTTATTTTTGATGAAAGAGCAGTTTATGAAGAGTTTGAAAAAATAACCCCTCAAATGGGTTACGAACTTAGATCTCTTTATGATGAAATACCAGCTTATATAACAAGGATCGTTGATGAGGTGATATTAATTGGTACATCGAATTTATATGCTGGAACAGGAGAATATGCTAAAAATTCGCATTTTCATACCATGAATGTGATTCAAATCATGGAAGATAAAAATATTCCTTTACCAAGTATTGAAATCTTTAGGGAGTATTCTTTTAAAGAAAAGGGTGGTTGGGGGAGAGGTTTTGATAAAGAAGAAATAGTTAGCAAACTAAAATAAATTAACCCCATTACTCAGAGCATCCCAGTTTACCACGCCTTGCGTGGCTCCGACCAAGCAAGGGCTAGATTCTGTAACTCGTTATCGGGCATCAAGTGTTGAATGACATTGGCTTTTGGATAATAGTGTAATTTTTCTTTTGATTGAAAATCAACAACTTATCGACTCCTTCAAAAAAACTTTAAATTTTTTTCATTTTTTTGAGTACAAAATGAATGGTAGTGGCTTAACTGTATAGAAACCGAAAAACAATGGCAAACGGGAATTTAACATATAAAGATTACGGCGTTGAGGATTTTGCTCAAGATACCTTCTTTTCGAAGTGGGTGAAGTCGCCAGATGCCGAGAGCCAGCGGTTTTGGGAAGCTTGGCTCAGCGAAAATTCCGACAAGCAGGCGGAAGTGGAGAAAGCCAAAAAGTTAGTTCTTTCTATTCATGTAAAAGATGACGAGATAAGCGAAGGGCAGATCAAGAAGATTTGGGGGGTGATAGAAGGCGGAATGGACAGCGAAGGAAAAGTTGTTCAGTTAGAGACGGAGAAGCCTCGCAGATCTTGGATAAAGTTTGCCGTGGCGGCGAGTGTTGCCGCGCTCATCGGGGTGCTTTTCCTGATGAACCTCGGAAACGAACCGCAGTTTGAATCGTACAGGGCTGAGAATGGTAAGCATTTACAAATCGACTTGCCCGATGGTTCTTTGGTGAAGTTGAATGCCGGCTCGGAGCTAAGCTTTGACAGAGCAAACTGGGAAAAGGAACGCTTGGTGAAGCTAGAAGGAGAAGGCTTTTTCGAAGTAAAGAAAGGGGAGAAGTTTTCGGTGCTGACGGAGTTGGGTTCGGTAGAGGTGTTGGGGACAAGTTTCAATGTGTTTGCCCGAGACGGGAAAATGGCGGTGGATTGCATCACGGGAAAGGTAAAGGTGAGTACGGCAGACAAAAAGAAATCGGAGATGTTGACTCCAGGGCTGGGGGTGAGCGTGGCGGCAGGAAAGATTGTGGAAAGCTACGACTTTGAGCCTGAGGAAAAGGCAACGTGGAGGATAGGCGAGTTTACCTACGATGACATTGACGTAGCGCAAGCACTGAAAGAAATAGAAAGGCAGTTCGATTATTCGGTAGAAATACAAGGAGATATCTCCGATAAAAAATACACTGGTGGGTTTGAAAACTCGGATTTGGAGCTGGCACTGGAGCAGATTTGCTACCCCATGGAACTGAGTTATGAAATACTGGAAGCGGAGCGGAAAATTATCATCAAGTGAAATTGATTTTCGTTTTCAAAAAAAGCTTCAATCAACTAGCGTTATCTAACATCATGTGGAGAAAATTGTACTTACAACTATTGAAAATGAGTGTGTGTTTGTTGGTGTTAATAACATCACACATAGTTTTGGGTGCAGAACCAATTATTATCAATGAAAAATTTGAAAATGTACCTTTAATAGAGGTTTTTGATATCTTAAAGAGCAAGTATAAACTCAAAATAGCGTACGAGAAAAAGTTAATAGAAGACATTATAATCAATCAAAAAATAGAACAACTTCCCCTTGAGGAGGCTTGGGAGCTATTGCTCCAAAATACCGGATTGGGTTTTAAAATAATAAAAGGAAATAGGGTCTTAATCAGAAAAGAAAAAATGCCGAAAAAGAGTAACCATATCGCCCCATCAACTTTCTCGGTAACGGGAGTAGTGAAAGATGTGGAGACTGGCGAAACGCTCCCTTTTGCCACGGTAAGTGTGAAAGGGAATGAGGAGAAGTTGGTTGCCCAAGCAGTTGCCAACCAAGACGGACATTTTTCTCTAGTGGACTTAAAAGGTTGGAGCGATTCTATTCAAATAAGTTACTTGGGTTACCAAACGCTTTCTACCAAAATTGACCTGACTGAAGATGGCATGATGGTGCTGGAAATTGCCCCCGAATATTCGATGCTGGACGAGGTGGAGATAGCCGATATTCCCAAATCGACCATGGAACTGGGCAACCAGCCCGGAAAGTTTAGGCTCAACCCAAAGGAAATTGTGAAAACTCCACAACTAGGAGAAGCTGATCTGATGCGGGGAATGCAGATGTTGCCAGGGATTAGTAGTGCAGGTGAAAAGTCTTCGGGCTTGAACATACGAGGAGGCTCGGCAAGTCAAAACCTGGTCTTGTTCGATGGCTTTACCATTTACCACCTCGACCATTTTTACGGGCTGTTCAGCTCGTTCAATACCGATGCGGTGAAGGATGTGCAGGTGTACAGAGGAGGGTTTGAAGCGAAGTATGGCGGAAGGGTTTCGGGCTTGGTAGATATCACTGGCAAGGCGGGGAATTCGAACAAGCCTGCGGGAAGTATTGGAGTGAATCTGTTGAGTGCAAATGTGGCGTTAGAAACTCCTATTGGGCAAAAAGCAACGGCATTTGTTTCGGCAAGAAGAGCTTATACGGACATCATGCAGACGGGCTTGTACAATAGTTTGTTTAGCTATGCTCAGACGGAGCTTCCTGAGCTGAACACCGATACCAACAAGAATGAAAATAGAACTGAAACACCCAATTATTATTACTACGACATCCATGCAAAGGTATCGTTGAAACCTTCAGCAAAGGACTTGGTTTCATTGAGCTTTTATAACGGGCAAGATGATTATGTTTCTGTTGAAAGCCTAAAAACAGAAAGAAGTAACTCTTCTTTTAGCGAGGAAAGTATTGAAAAATACTTGGTGGGAAATACGGGAGTTGGCTTGAGGTGGAACCGAATCCATTCTAATAATTTGTTTGGAACGTTGAATTTGGCTTGGTCTAACTATTACCGTGACTATTCTTTTGAACAAAACTCGCTCACTACTTTTTTCCAACGGGAAACTGCTAGAGGTTGGGATGTATTTAGGGAAAATAGGATTAATGAACTTTCGGCAAGATACAACTTTGAGTACACCGTAAATGACAAAAACTACGTGGAATTTGGGTTTTATACTACCCACAACCAAATAGATTATAGAGATGTAGCGAGTGATTCCGAAGGGCTGCTTGAGTTCAAGCATGGAGGAACGCAAATTGGAGGTTTCATTCAAAATACCTTTACGCCAAACGAGAAATTGAGCTTTACTCTTGGGCTTAGGGAAACATACTATACACCTACAAAAGAGTTTTACCCCGAACCCAGGTTTTCCATGGGCTATCAGGTAACTGAAAATTGGAAGCTAAAGGGTTCGATAGGAAGGTATTACCAGTTCATCAATCAGATAGAACATAGTGCGGCGAGTATCATCAATCAAGATTATTGGGTGTTGGCAAACGATGAGTACATACCAGTTCTTTCGGCTGATCATTTTATAGTGGGAGGGAGCTTTAGTAAAGGAAGCGTGGTCGTAGATGTGGAGTTTTATCATAAAAACATGGAGGGTTTGATGACTACCGAACTTGAGCATGTGTTCCGAGGAAATAACCTTAGGCCAAGCTGGAAAGTAACTGGGGTTCTCAACGACGGTGAAGGAATAGCAAATGGTGTGGATATTTTGGTGCACAAGCAGGGAAAGGTATTGAATACTTCGGTTGGCTACACGCTAGCGCAGGTAAAGCATAAATACGACCGGTTGCAGGAAGGTGACTATTTTGCTGCCAATATAGACCAGCGGCATGAATTTAAGGTGTATAACCAAGTGAACTTGGGGAAGTGGGATTTTTCGGCAAACTGGATTTTCCACACGGGCAGGCCTTACTCTGTCCCAACCGATACGATGACGCAAACAAACGGAAATGTGAAAATACTATACGATGAACAAAACAACGGAAGGCTTCCGAATTACCACCGTCTCGATGTTTCTGCCAGTTACCAAATGAAGATGGGGAATGGTATAGGTAAAATTGGCTTGTCGATCTTTAATGTATACAATCAGAAAAATGTGGGGAAAAGGGAATACTTGCTTGATAGGAATCAAGTATTTGCCCCAAGGCAAGGATACCAAACTTTTAATTCGGTAGAAATATACGATGAATTGTTACTAGGGAGAACAGCTAGCTTATTTCTTAACTTCCAATTCTAACTTTATAAAATAAGGCTAATAACAAAGAAAAATTAATCTAACAAACCATGTAAAACCTAATTCATTTTACCTAATCAAATATTTCTGAAGTAGTAACTAGACTTCTTTTTGAAAAAATAAAAAAGAAGACCTGGGGAGGATTGTACCTATTTCAAAAACAAAATCTTGAACAAATTAAATTTCAAAATCATGAAAAACCATTTGATAAGTATTAAGTCACTTTTAGTAGCTGTTGTATTTGGAGCATTGGCAATGAGTTGTGAGAACAACGGAATGGACGATGTAAGCCCAGAAGAAATATTGGACGCTACCACTTTTTCCGAGAATACATTTAGTGAAATGGAGCTAGAGCTTGATGAGGCAACCGATAATTTGGGGGCAAGTAATGAAAGAGGCGGGATCACTTGGGGCAAAAATGGCTGCGCAACCCGTACTATTGAAGAACCTGCTGAAGGTGGTTACCCTAAAACTATCACCTTGGAGTTTGGTGAAGATTGTGAAAATGCTGCAGGCAAAAGCAAATCTGGTAAAATCATTATCACACTTACTGCTGAAAAAGGAACTGTGGGAGCGCAGAAAATTGTAGAATTTGAAAACTACGAAGTGAACGGCTATGCTATTGAAGGCAAAAGGACTTTTACCTACTTAGGCGAATACACGCACACGGTGGTATTGGAAGGTGGGAAAATAACTACTCCTGAAGGCGAAGTTATTACCCGTGAAGCTGAGAAAGAGCGCAAAATGGTAGAGGGAATGGATACTGAAGCAAGAGCTGATAATGTATTCGAAATCACTGGCACTGTAAGTGGAACGGTAGAAGGAGTGGCTTATACCAAAACTATTACTTCTCCACTCGTGTCTAAGGTTACTTGTCCTTGGATAGTTTCTGGTACTATCGAATCAGTTGTATCTGAAGCTACTTCTGTGGTGGATTTTGGTGATGGAACTTGCGATAACTTGGCTACACGGACTGTTGATGGGGAAACAGAAGAGTTTGAGATGGAATTTAGGATTAAGAGAAGGATGTTGAAAAGAATGAAGAGTTCCAAATAAATAGTAAAGGTTAATCATCGCAAAACAACATTCAAATTTAGGATTTCATAGAATAAATTTCTCCGAACATTAGAGATAAAACTCTAATTTAAGATAAAGGCCGCCCGGGTTTCCGAGCGGTTTTTCTTTTTGTAAGTCTATTAGACTATATCACGCTTTGCGGTAAGGATGTTGCTGAAAAAAATCAATAGACGGGG
It encodes:
- a CDS encoding peptidylprolyl isomerase, which produces MLVASFETSKGTIEFELFENDAPNTVAYFSNLVNKGFYNGMIFHKYIPETLIQTGCPNGDGTGHAGYLIKCELTGNRQEHDIGVLSMAHAGRDTNGSQFFICLGRDQVKHLDGNHTCFGKIRPKGIDVLYKLRRFDEIESIRVYELSDSYDDIPEL
- a CDS encoding response regulator transcription factor, giving the protein MSKKAKVLLVEDDRVIAKLVKKYLDIRGYDVVYCDNGKTGLSTFNNYSFDICVLDVMMPYKDGFTLAQEIRKVDEFVPILFITSKTLAKDKIKAFKLGADDYLTKPFDMEELLLRIEVILKRQQSQPKKPHSDQEDQKEFKIGKYTLDFSYQKLILGEDDPEPRKLTTREAELLRFLYLHRNDLIRREYILQEIWGDDDYYKGRSLDVFMSRLRKYLKEDPDIQIINVHAIGFKFII
- a CDS encoding FecR domain-containing protein encodes the protein MANGNLTYKDYGVEDFAQDTFFSKWVKSPDAESQRFWEAWLSENSDKQAEVEKAKKLVLSIHVKDDEISEGQIKKIWGVIEGGMDSEGKVVQLETEKPRRSWIKFAVAASVAALIGVLFLMNLGNEPQFESYRAENGKHLQIDLPDGSLVKLNAGSELSFDRANWEKERLVKLEGEGFFEVKKGEKFSVLTELGSVEVLGTSFNVFARDGKMAVDCITGKVKVSTADKKKSEMLTPGLGVSVAAGKIVESYDFEPEEKATWRIGEFTYDDIDVAQALKEIERQFDYSVEIQGDISDKKYTGGFENSDLELALEQICYPMELSYEILEAERKIIIK
- a CDS encoding alkaline phosphatase is translated as MKTISHYLLLVAFFLGTTGFTNPSDEPKKAKYVFFFIGDGMGEAHVSLTEAYLAAAKGEVGTKLLTMSKFPTLGFQSTYSKKKFITDSAASGTALATGSKTSNGTIGMKEDHKTAVHSIAYSAKQAGLKVGILSSVSINHATPASFYAHQPSRGDYYKIGVQLPKSGFDVFGGGGFNHPTGKEPGSMPSAYEITEKAGYKYISTKPGFANLKSTEDKIMMVSPDILGQAEIPYSIDQKAGMLTLADFTKKAINLLDNPNGFFLMVEGGKIDWAAHANDAASVVQEVIDFDKAIKEAVDFYNEHPDETIIIITADHETGGLAMGNSKMKYESNFALLKKQKGSINELNNLFIDFIKENSLKELSFEKVLEIGKDFFGIDKSELDSEELQSLQIAHKHLINNEGTESLTYADSNAAANAWLKIFNTKAGIGWISHAHTGIPVPVRALGVQQSSFDGFYDNTDIPKKLAEIMDIKFIK
- a CDS encoding phenylalanine 4-monooxygenase, which produces MLQEYEKYTSEDFEVWKKLVDRQMEQLPQVASPAYLEGISAIGFTREAIPKFSEVNEVLEAKTGWNLEVVKGLIPNKEFFELLKNQRFPASTWFRKLSQLGYLEEPDMFHDVFGHVPLLTNQHFCDFLSGLSEIALRHIENEWAIELVSRLYWYTVEFGLIREEGKTKIYGAGILSSSGESVYCLSNKATHLPYNVTEILATPYIKDKFQEKYWVISSYKELYDSLPKIAEVLENELVKG
- a CDS encoding START-like domain-containing protein — translated: MAKYKYVTEFELRAGVKMLFPYLSNPGEMQEWLADQVNISNDKVYEFVWEDDQRKAKIATKRTNSHIKYIFIQDGEEDDDDPSYLEFKINFNEMTQSSFLKVIDYSDMDDEEELEDLWVHLVGKLKETVGG